The Streptomyces uncialis genomic interval GGTCGCGGGAAGGAGCTTGAAGGCGATCCCGTACAGCTCCACGTCGGCGGCCTCCGAGAGCTTCACCCGCCAGCTGAGGGCCTGCCCCTCGGTGACCTTGTCCGCGACCGGGGCCACGGAGATCTTCGGCATCGGGTCGTCGTTCCGGACGAGCACCCCGCCGCTGTGGGCGCCGACCGCCACGCCCCGTACGGCCTTCACGAAGGCGCTCCGCGCGGAGTCGTAGGCGAAGCGGGTGTTGCCCTCGACGGTGATCGGGACGTCGACGGCCTGGCTGCCCGGCTTGACGGTCACCGTACGGGCGGTGGTAGCACCCGTCTCGGCGTCCTGGACGAAGACGCGCACCTGGCCGCTGCCGTGCCCGGTGATCTTGACCGGCACCCGGAACGTCCGGCTGCCCGAGTCGCCCTCCTTGACCGTGAGCCGGCCGAGGTCGACCCGCGGCATCTTCGCCGTACCCGCGGCGGGCGTACCGGGACGCCAGCCCCACGCGTCCATCAGCCAGGCCTTCCCGGAACCGGTACGCGGCGTGAGTTCGAGGGACGCCGCCTTCCGCAGGTCCAGTCCGGCACGGACCGCCGCCTTCAGCGGTACGCGGACCTCACGGGCCCACGCGGACGTGGTCCGGTCGGTGCCCGGGATGCCGTCGATCCGGACCTGGCCGAGGTGGGCCTTGCGGCCCGCCCCGTCGGTGAGCCGGACATCCAGCTTCGTGCCGGTGCTGTTCTGCGGGACGATCACCCGCAGGGCGAGCGACTCGGAACCCTTGACGGAGAACTTCTTCGCGGGAGTCACCTTCAGCGGGGTGCCCGCCCGGTTCCAGTTCATCGCGACCGCGTGCCGTCCGGGCTCCCGGGCGGTCTCCCAGAAGGCGAAGTGCGGTGAACGCGCGCTGCCCTCGAGCGGCAGGCACGCCTTGGCCGGGTCGGGGTCGATCTGGGCGCAAAGACGTCCGCCCGTCACCTTGGTGGAGGCGGAGGGCAGCACCGCGGGGACGCGGTTGCCGCCGACGGCGTGCGTACGGACCTGCGCGGGTCCGGCGGACGGGGCCCGCCGGTTCGAACCGTCCAGCAGCGGACGGACCTTGTCGTCACCGGCGACGAACAGCCGGGCCGCGGCGGCGATGTACGTGGAACCGGCGGTCTGCTGCTGCTTCGCCGTCAGCCGGGTACGGGTGCCGGGCGCGCAGACGGCGTCGCGGGTGTCGTCGGAGTCCCAGTCGTCCCAGGCCGGGGCGACGGCCTGGCCGGGCGTCCACTCGGTGTTGAAGAAGTTGTGGTTGGCGCCGACCATGTACACCGAGCTCTGGAGGGCCTTGCCGCGGCTCACCGCGCGGGTGCCGTCGGCGTAGATCTGGCCCTGGAGGTCGGACACGTCGCCGTCGCAGCCGGGCAGCAGCGTCACCGACGGGACATCGGGCGCGGGGTTCTGGCCGAAGATGGTGGGTCCGATGAGGACAGTGCCGCGGATCTTCCAGCGGACCGGGCCCTTGTAGCCGTCGCGGTCGGCGGGCGCCGGGTAACGGCTGTCCAGTGCGGCGCGGTTGACACCCTCGCCGCCCCGGGAGTGCCCGACGAGCAGCACCTTGTCGAGGTCGGCGCGCGGCAGCTTGCGGAGGGCGGCGGGAGCGCTCGCCGGGTTCGCGGACCAGCCCGCGAGCCGGGCGAGGTGCTGCCGTACGAGGGACGAGCGGGCCTGTGCGCCCGCGTCCTCGATGCTGTGGTCCTGGCCGTTGATCCCGTTCGCGGAGATCGAGACCGTGACATAGCCCTGGGAGGCGAGGAGTCTCTGGTCGTGCAGATAGCCCTTATGGCTGGGGATCGGCTTGAAGCCGGTGTCGCAGGGCCATGAGCCGGTCTCGTTCTGCGCGTTGTAGCAGGTGCTGTGCCGGCCGTGCAGGAACAGCGCGACCGGACGCTTGCCGGGCGCGTCCTTCGGGCCGACGACCGTGGCGGTCATCTCGACCTTGCGCGGGAAGTCCGGCAGCTTCACGGACGGCAGGGTGTAGTCACCGCTGACGGTCCGGTAGCGGCCCTTGGTCCCGGGGTCGACCGGGTTGGCCGGTGCGGGGTTCGCCGCCTGCGGCGCGGGTCCGGTGCCGCTCCGGTCGCGCGGGGCGCGTTCGGCCGCCTCGTCCTTCCCGGCCTGGTCCAGTCGGCGCCCCCCGGCGAGCACCTTCAGCGCGTCGTCCGGGCCCACCTCGGCCGAGCCGAGCGGCAGCCGGAAGGTGCGCTGGTCCTTGTCGGGCGCGGGCGCGCCGAGCACCCGGTCACCGGCGTGGAACTCGACCCGGGCGTCCCCCATCGGGACACGTTCCGGCGCGGTCCATACGAGGTGCCGGTCGGCGCCCGCGCCGGTTATTCGCCAGCCTTCGGGGAGCTTGCCCCCCGGTTGACGAGCCCCTGGTTGCTGGGCCGCCGGTCGCGTACCCTCCGCTTGCTGGGCCGCCGGTGCGGAACCGGGCGGTGCGGGCGTCTGCCCTGGCGAGGCGTACGCCAGTTCCGGCGCCCCCGCCGCCAGCGCGAGAACCGCCACGGCGGCGGCTCCCTTGCGCGTCATTCGGATCAAGGTGGTCCTCCTTGCTGATCGGTGGTGCTGAGCGTCCGGGCACCGCCCGGAGGCTCCCCCGTCCCCCCGCCCGGAGGACGGTTCCCGCCGGTCGGGGGTTGCCTGCCGCGGGAGAGCGGCTGCGAGGCGAAGGGGGCGGATCGCCGTACACGCGGGGGCGGTTGCCCGGCGCACGGCGGTGAACGAGGCCCCGGCGATGGCCGCCCGGGACGGGCCGAGGCACAGGGGATGGTGGTGCCGGTACGCACGGCACGTTTCACGGCGCCCTCCCTGTGCCGGTGCCGGTACCCGGGGGCCGCGAAGCGCCGTCCCCTCCCCGACAACCGGAGGACGGCTCCCGCACACCGATGGTTGTACGGTCGGCGGCGGGTCGGGCACCGCGTCGGGATTCCGGCAAGCGGCTGTGGATACGTCAGCGGCTAAGGCGGGTTGACGCCCGTACGGTCACGGGTGGCGGTACGTGACAGGGGCCTGGCACACGGAACGGGTACGGGTACGGGTACACGTACGACCGGTAGGAGTGGGCGCCGGACGGGCACCGGCGGGCGCCGGGGAGTGGGCGAGCGCCGGGAGCGGGCGTCAGGGCAGGAGAGGTCGACGCCACCGCCGCAGGTGACCGGGAACCGGGGACAGCGGACCGCGGACAGCGGACCGGGAACCGGCGGAGGTCAGAAGGGGGGCTCCCGGCGCTCGTAGTCCTTGGCGGTTCCGCCGTGCTGGTCGACCCACCAGGCGATACGGCAGTCGAGGCAGGTGTAGCGCCACCGGGGAAGCCGGGTCTCCGGGTCGGTGGCCTGCGCCACGATCACGCCGGTGTTGCCGCACTGGACGCAGCGGACCTGCCTCTGAGCGTTCACGTCCGTCAGTGTGGCAGGGCACGGACCGGGGTGGTTCCCGATCATGGCAACGGACGCTTCGCGGGGTCTCGGTCCGGCCACCGCCCAGGAATTCTGGAAGCCCCCCAAACCGGACACACCTACGGTTCCCGCACCACCCATGGACCAGCAACCGACCTTGCTAAGGATGATCACCCGCCCTACGCGACCTTGGAATCCCCACCCCACACGCGCAGCCACCGCACCATCCCAAGGATGCCACGCCCTCATCACCCCACCACCAAACGGAACTTCGCCCTCCCGTTGACGGAAACCGCAGCGCTTAACCTCCTGTTCATGACTCAGGTGGAAGCACGGCCTCCGGCCGGGGACCCGGTCCGGGGCGCCACAGGGCCCGGCGGCGGAGGCGCGGACGTACCGGACAAGGGGCTCGGCGGGAACTCCGTCGGACTCTTCGGCAGTGCCGTCATCGGCATCTCCACGGTCGCCCCGGTCTACTGCCTGACCTCCACCCTCGGGTCCACCGCCGGCGAGGTCGGGCTCCAGATGCCCGCCGTGTTCCTCGCCGGGTTCCTGCCGATGCTGCTCGTCGCCTTCGCGTACCGCGAGCTGAACCGGGCCGTCCCCGACTGCGGCACCTCCTTCACCTGGACGGTGAAGGCATTCGGTCCCCGGGTGGGCTGGATGTGCGGCTGGGGTCTGGTCATCGCGAC includes:
- a CDS encoding alpha/beta hydrolase encodes the protein MIRMTRKGAAAVAVLALAAGAPELAYASPGQTPAPPGSAPAAQQAEGTRPAAQQPGARQPGGKLPEGWRITGAGADRHLVWTAPERVPMGDARVEFHAGDRVLGAPAPDKDQRTFRLPLGSAEVGPDDALKVLAGGRRLDQAGKDEAAERAPRDRSGTGPAPQAANPAPANPVDPGTKGRYRTVSGDYTLPSVKLPDFPRKVEMTATVVGPKDAPGKRPVALFLHGRHSTCYNAQNETGSWPCDTGFKPIPSHKGYLHDQRLLASQGYVTVSISANGINGQDHSIEDAGAQARSSLVRQHLARLAGWSANPASAPAALRKLPRADLDKVLLVGHSRGGEGVNRAALDSRYPAPADRDGYKGPVRWKIRGTVLIGPTIFGQNPAPDVPSVTLLPGCDGDVSDLQGQIYADGTRAVSRGKALQSSVYMVGANHNFFNTEWTPGQAVAPAWDDWDSDDTRDAVCAPGTRTRLTAKQQQTAGSTYIAAAARLFVAGDDKVRPLLDGSNRRAPSAGPAQVRTHAVGGNRVPAVLPSASTKVTGGRLCAQIDPDPAKACLPLEGSARSPHFAFWETAREPGRHAVAMNWNRAGTPLKVTPAKKFSVKGSESLALRVIVPQNSTGTKLDVRLTDGAGRKAHLGQVRIDGIPGTDRTTSAWAREVRVPLKAAVRAGLDLRKAASLELTPRTGSGKAWLMDAWGWRPGTPAAGTAKMPRVDLGRLTVKEGDSGSRTFRVPVKITGHGSGQVRVFVQDAETGATTARTVTVKPGSQAVDVPITVEGNTRFAYDSARSAFVKAVRGVAVGAHSGGVLVRNDDPMPKISVAPVADKVTEGQALSWRVKLSEAADVELYGIAFKLLPATGGTELSTRDVDPTWLDAQFGTPPTPEVPLSRLWEGDAYLPVMFAAGALTADVTVPTVTDSVAETDETLRLQEIVHDAEWNPIEGDIHTGTVRDTP